The genomic stretch AACTACGCCAAAGCGCTTGAATGCTTCACATCTATCGAAGCGCGGCAGAAGATGGCGTTAGTAGCGCAAGAGATGAGCCAAGTAGCCTAACACCCCGATTCCAAATATTTATTCCCCGACGAACTTTCTTGCTTAGAAAGTTTTTTTGCTTTTAGAAGTTAATGTTTATATCCTCTCCCCTTGAGGGGAGTACCTCGCAGAGGGGATGGGTGTAACTGTCTAACGCAGGAGATAATTGAATGAATATCGCGGAATCACACACCCCGTCTCAACTTCCGTTGAGCCACCCCTCTTGATAGAGGGGAATATTGATGTTTTATCCGTGAGGGTAAAGGATTATTGAGTGAGTCGGAGCCACCGCCTTCGGCGGGGCTCCTCGCCTGCGCAGGACATATGCCTGGCGGGCAAGGGCAGTAAGAGGAGTAATACCTTTAGAAATAATTATCCGGAGTATATCAGATATTAGCTAATAATTTAATTAGTAACTAAACTTCGGCGGGAAGTGAGATCGTAAATGTAGTTCCCTTACCGTAAACGGATTTAACTTGAATTGTTCCGCCCATTTCCATCTCAACCACATCACGAACTATGAGCAGACCGATACCGGTGCCGACTCCTTCCTCTTTAGTGGTGAAATATGAATCGAAGATGTTCTGTATGTCTTCTTTTTTTATGCCGATTCCTGTATCAGTTACTTCAATAACTATTGATGAAGTCTCATCATTATATCTTGTGGTTATTGTCAATGTTTTTGAATCGGTCTCTTCCATAGAGTGAGCAGCGTTAATTATTAGATTCCTAAAGACCTGGATAACTTTTTCGCGGTCACCGTAAATAGTAGGAAGCGGTTCATCAAATTTTGTTTGAAGATCAAGATATTTGACATGACCAAGAATTCCGAGAGCTTTAAGAAGCTCCGTGAGAATCAGGTTTATCTTCAAACTTCCCATTTCCGCTTGTGATTGCTTACCGAGTTTCATGTAACTTGCGGCAATTTCTATAATATGCTGAATTTCCTCTTGCAAATCTGTAGCGAGTTCTTTGATTTGTTCTTTATCACTCATGTCTGATATCAACTCGGCTCTTGCGGAAATGATCTGTAGCGGATTGTTTAACTCATGAGCTATTTTAGCTCCCATTTGACCAAGCGATGCAAGTCTTTCTGCATAAGCCAGTTGATCTTTAATGGTGCGTTCCCTTCCATGAAGGGTGTCGATTTCTTTGATTGAAGTAATCAGAGACGCTTCGCTCATCATAAGTTCCCCGAGAGCATCCTCCTGATCGACAACATCTCTGCCGATTAGCAATACAGCATCTTCGTCCGGAACCGGAACATACCAATATTCAATGGTTTTAATTCCTATAATCACTTCGGCTTTCAAGTTTTTCTTTGCCTTAATACATGCAATCATTTTGCTATCATGAATTTCGGGAAGTATTTCTCTCCAATCACCTTTGCCGAATCCCTGTGTTTGCAGTTCATCGTATACTGATTGATTCGCATACAGCAGCATGCCTCCCACACTCACTTTCAATATTATATCAGGATTTAAATCCATTAAACTTGGCAGCGATTTACTCGCTGTTTCACTCTGACCTTTCACCAGGGCAATTTTCAAAATAGAAGCCAGCTGCTCCACAAACTGAATATTGTATTCAGACAAGTCGTCTTTATCGGCAGCATGAACTAAAAACGCCCCGACTATTTTTTCATTGGGTGAAATGGGGACAAAGAATGCGTAATTAATATCTTCCGGGAATTCTGCAAACCATGCGGGAACCATTTTGTTTTTCGAGCTGTCGAAATGAAGAGTGTACGATTGTTCGGGATGTATACCGACTTTACCGGATTCTGTTAACGGAAGTTCAAAGGCAGAAATCTTTTTATCATCCCATCCCATAGAACTGATTATTCGGAGTCTCCCGATTTTATCGTCCATTAATAGGAATGCTGACGCTTTAACATTTAGTGTAGAATGGATGTTTTCGATACAGCTATCTACAGTGCTTTTCCATTCACCTCCCCCGAGAATCATATTACTCACTGCACTGCTGAACGTCTGTGCCTTCAAACGTTCTTTTAAAGCCTGCTCCTCGTATTTCCGGCCTGATATGTCTCTACCGACAGCCATAATCCCCACAAGCTTTCCCTTTTCATACATACGATTGCCGGACAGTTCTAAGGTTATCTTACGTTTTCCCTTTGCAATAACTTCAATCTCGTAATTTTGAATCATAGATTTAGTCTGAATTTTGTCATTGTAAAATCCCATAAGATCTTTCCCGGCTTCATCATCAAATAGTACAGAAAAAGGTTTTCCTATGAGATCTTTATATTTATACCCGAGGACCGAAAGTGAAGATTTATTTGCGTAGGTGATTCTTCCCTCAAGATTCAGTATGAATATAAATTCGTTTACGCTCTCTACAATAGACTCGTAAAGGGCTGTTGATTTTTTAATATCTTGCGGTTTTTTGCCCATATTTTGCGCAGTTATACGTTAATTTCTAAGGATGGGAACATCTTTTTGGGTAGCAACTAACTGTATTTACCTAACTTAAGCACCATTTAGTTGCTTGTTACACCAATTTTACACAAATATTCATCAGAATTCAAGCTAAAACTTGATTTTGTGGAGCAAAGGTGACCAAAAACACATTCTTGATTTTAAGATTTCGGACAGTTTTTTTACTCGGTGATTCGTTTTTATCTCCCCTATAAGTAAATAATATGGCAAAAAACTCTTGATTTATACCCGATTTCTCTCTAAAATCAAACCGTGCCTCAATAACTAATTTGGTATAAATTGAACCTACTGTCAAACCTATCAATTATGGGAATATAAACTAATATGAAACAGGCATTACTTTTAATCGCTCTCCTTCTGATTTCCTGTGGAAAAAATGACAAATCGGGCTCAAAACCAAGCGAAAAAGCATATACCGATGAGGATATTGTTAGCGGAGGTAATCTTATTGTCGGTATAACCGGTGAACCGGACGGTCTAAATCCGCTTACTGCGCACACGAAAAACGCCAAAGACATTATTTCCCTTATTTACAGGCGTTTAGCCGATCTGAACGAAGATTTATCAACTTTTACACCCCAGCTGGCTAAAAGCTGGAGTTATTCAAATGACAGTTTAGCAATTCATTTTCATTTAAGGACAGACGCGCTCTGGCATGATAACGAAAAATTTAACAGTGAGGATGTTCTATTTACTTACAATCTGCAGGTGAATGAAACGCTGGCTTGGGATGGTTATTCTTTTAAAGAGAACATTAGAAGGGTTGTGGCCACCAACGATTCTACAATAGTTTTCCATTTTCGCGAAAAATTGTCCACAATGCTTATGGACGCTGTTGAAGGGTATATAGTACCGGAACATTTGCTTGGTGAAATATCTGTAGAAGAATTGGAAAGCGCTGACTTTAGCAGAAATCCTGTCGGGACGGGTCCGTTTCGATTTTCCGGGTGGAAATCGCAGCAATCTGTCAGGCTCGACAAAAATGAAGATTATTATGTTGAAGGAAAGCCGCGACTTGATGGAATTATATTTCAGGTGGTTCCTGATGCGCTTAATCTATGGCGACAGGTTCGAAGCGGCGATATAGACTTGATGGAATCAGTTCCGCCGGCTGATTTTAACCGACTTACTGAATCATGGAATTCCGGTAATTCAACAATCAAACCATACAGTTTTTTAGGGCGTTCATATACTTATATCGGCTGGAATCTAATAGACCGGGAAAACTATGCACACGTTATGGCGGCAGCCGGAGATGAGGATCCTGATTTGGACGAACTGCTTAAACCGCATAAATTATTCGGCAGTCAGAAAGTGCGCGCAGCGCTGACAATGGCATTGGACAGAGACGCCATATCTCAAGTAGTTAATCAGGGTTTAGCTATTCCCATGCATGGACCCATACCGCCGGTATTGTGGGCGTATAATCCCAATGCAAACTCTATCTGGGAATACGATATAGAAGGCGCAAAAATATTTCTTGAGGATGAAGGCTGGACAGACAGCGACGGCGACGGCGTTATTGATAAAAACGGCGTTAAATTCAGCTTTGAGATGATTACCAACATCGGCAATGAAGTCAGAAGACAAGCATTGACAATCGTTCAGCAGCAGCTAAAAGTAATCGGCGTGGAAATGACTCCGAGGATATTAGAACCCGCCCTCCTTTTTGGAAGAATGTTACCCCGAAGAGAACTTGATGCTGCGCTGTTAGGATGGAGCGTCGGCCTCAAAATGGAGCTAACTCCCCTTTTCCACAGTTCGAGCATTCTTATTCCATTTAATTTTGTCAGCTATCTCTCTCCTGAATTTGATAAATTGGAAAATGCCGCCATCCGCGCAACTAAATCGGATATTGCTCAAAAACACTGGGACGGGATTGCGAAACTGCTGTCGTGGGAATTGCCTTACACATGGCTTTTTTATAATATGGATACTACAGCTCTTCACAGCAGATTCAAGGGAGTTAGTATAGATAAAAGAGGCGCTTTCATCAACATGGAAGACTGGTGGATTCCTCTTGAAGAACGTGCAGATCACGACTTGCTTGCAGATAATTAGCTCCTGATGGTCGCCTATACTATCAGGCGACTGCTGACTGCTATCCCACTACTGCTGCTGGGCATTTCGCTCACATTTTTTATAATTCACATGGCTCCCGGTGATCCGACAGACCGTTTTATTTCGCCGTCCATGAGCCCTAATATAAAAGAAAGTATCACTAAGAAGTTCGGTCTCGATCAGCCGCTCTATTGGCAATATACCTCCTGGCTTAAAAATGTAGTCATTGATTTCGACTTTGGAAAATCATTCGCCAATGGACGTCAAGTATCAGAAATAATTTCAGATGCCATGCCGCCTACTTTGCTTCTTTCTTCATTGTCACTCATTTTCGGACTTGTTTTAGGAACAGTCGCAGGGGTTTACTCTGCCCTCAAAGCGGGAAGCAGAACAGATAAAATAATCACGTCTCTGCTTCTTTTCTTTTATTCGGTACCTGCCTTCTGGCTCGGACTCATATTGTTAGGCATATTTGCCATAGGACTGAACTGGTTGCCCGCATCACAAATCAATTCCATTTTTCATGATCAACTTGGTTTTTTCGGTAAAATCGGCGACTATTTCACGCATTTACTTCTCCCGGTTTTCACTCTTGGTATCACAACAGCGCCGGTTTTTGGCAGGTTCGTCAGGTCGAATATGATTGAAGTATTAAATTCCGATTTCATCATTTCCGCGAGAGCACGCGGGCTGTCCGAACGCAAAGTTATATTTGTTTACGGTTTCAGAAACGCGCTCTTACCTGTTATTTCATTGATTGGAAACTCCATCCCTGCTCTGTTCAGCGGCGCAGTAGTAATTGAGGTTATTTACTCACTTCCCGGAATGGGCCGGGTTATGGTTAATGCCGCCTTAGGCAGAGACTACCCGATGATAATGGCAGCCGGAACAGTAGCGTTCGTCAGTGTCATAATAGGAAATCTTCTCGCCGACCTGGGTTATGCGGCAGCTGACCCGCGGGTCAGACTAGACGGAGACTAATATTGGGCAAGATTAAAATCATACTCAAGGCATTATGGAATAACTCGTCGGGAAGATTCGGATTAGTCATTGTCGGAGCATTTTCCATAATCTCGTTAGGAGCTCCGCTGTTTTCGCCCTTTGATCCTTCAGCGCAAAATTTGTCTATGTCAGTTCGCCCTCCCTCATTTTCCCATCTTCTTGGGACAGATTTGTTCGGTAGAGACTTATTGAGCAGATTGATCTATGGCGCAAGAGTATCAATGGGTATAGGAATCAGCGCGGCTTTCATCGCAGTACTTTTTGGAACATTGGTAGGATTGACAACAGGATTTCTGAAAGGCTGGACAGATAAAATCCTTATGCGCAGTGTGGACATTCTTCTCGGATTTCCAAAATTATTCATCGTTCTGCTCGCCGTGGGATTGGGAACTCCTTCCATTTGGCTCACTGTGGCTGTTTTGGGCGCTCTGTCATGGATGGAGGTTGCCCGAATCGTCAGAGGAGAAGTAATTCTCGTTCGAGAAATGAATTATGTTAAAGCCGCAACCGCCCTTGGATTAAAATCCTCAGCCATAATTTTCCGCTATATATTGCCAAATGTGATAAGTACAATTATCGTCTCAACAACTCTTCTCATAGGAACAATGATATTAGTTGAAGCGACCCTTAGCTTTCTCGGGCTTGGCGTACAACCACCCGACGCAAGCTGGGGAACCATAATGAATCAAGGTCGGGCAGATCCCTTAGGAGCATGGTGGATATCTACGTTTGCCGGATTGTCTATAATTATCACTCTTATCGGATTCAATTTGTTAGGTGACGGCTTGAGAGACATACTTGATCCTCGCCGGAAAACCACTTAGAGCATTCCTGAATGAGCAGATCTGATTTCATATTAAGAATAAAAGACCTCACTGTTAGCTATTCCGGTTCACGCAAATCTATTACCGGAAAACGAAATATCATTAATGCTGTGAAAAATGTTTCTATTAGTATAAAACGCGGTAAAACTTTTGCCATCGTAGGAGAGTCCGGAAGCGGTAAAACATCAATCGCCATGTCCGTCTTGAATTTTGTCAAACCGGCTTCGGGAACCATTGAATTTAACGGAATTAATTTGTGGAACCTTAAAGGCGAAGAGCTTAGAAAAACACGTCGGCTCATGCAACCTGTATTTCAAGATCCCAACAGTTCCCTGAATCCAAGAATGACGTCTGAAAGAACTGTCAGTGAGGGATTGGACCTATCGGAAAATGATAAAGCAGAAAAATCCCGCTCTTTACTCAAATCTGTCGGTCTCGGAGAAGACTTTTCAGATAAATATCCACATCAATTGAGCGGCGGCCAAAAACAACGGCTATGTATCGCCAGAGCTCTGGCGCCGGAGCCTGAACTGCTGCTGCTTGACGAACCTGTATCTGCTCAAGACCTTTCGATTCAGGCTCACATTATCAATCTATTGATGGATATTAAAGAAAAAAAACCTATTACATTTTTACTGATTTCACATGATCTGAAAGTCGTGCAAACTCTCGCCGACAGGGTAGCTATTATGAGAGACGGTGAAGTTATCGAAGAAGCGGATTCTGATGAGCTTTTCTCTAATCCAAGGCATCCATATACTCAACAGCTTCTTGAAAATTCCGGTATCAACTAAAATGTCCAATACCGAAAATATTCTTTCCGTACGCAATCTGAATATCTCAATTTCTTCGGGTAACGGAATTCTCAGGATCATAAAAAATGCTGAATTTGATTTAAAAATAGGTACCACGTTGGGCATTATTGGAGAATCCGGAAGTGGGAAGAGTATGCTTAGTAAAGCATTGCTCAGATTGCTTCCTAATAACTCACAAATTTCCGGAAACATTTTTTTCTCTCCTAACGGGGAAGAAACTCTGGATATTCTGGCGTTATCAGATGGTAAGCTGCGAGCCATTCGCGGAAAGAAAATAGGCTTCCTTTCACAAGAGCCACTCTCTTCAATGAATCCTGTAAGGAAATGCGGTAAACAGATTTATGATGCCCTACCGGGTTTTCGAACAACTGATAGAAAGGCAGGCAACATTCGAGTTTTGGAATTGCTTGAACTGACAGGCCTGAACGATCCCTCATCTGTATCAGATTCTTATCCGCACGAGCTTTCCGGCGGTATGCTGCAAAGAGTTGCCCTTGCCGCCGCACTTGCGGGAGAGCCCGATATCCTCATTGCCGATGAACCTACCACCGCCTTAGATGCAAGTAGTCGCGTTGGCATTATGAAAACAATCGCAAAATTAAAAAAAGAGATGAACCTGTCCACCTTTCTCATTTCCCATGATATAGATTTTATCGCAGATTGGATAGATGATCTGATGGTTATGTACCTGGGGCGGATTGTGGAATTCGGCAGCGCGGAAAAACTGTTTTCATCTCCGACTCATCCTTATACCAAAGCCCTTATGGAGGTATCCAAATCCTACGCACCGAACTCCAGGCCGAAACCTATCCGCGGCGACATACCGTCCTTAGATAATAAAATTAAAGGGTGCAAATTTCACCCACGCTGTGACAGCGCTCAAGATAAATGCAGCATTGAAGACCCCCCTATTGAAAAAGCATCTCACGGAGGACAGATCAGATGCTTTTTCCCAATAACGACCTGATTCGAAACTTTTTCGTTAAAAGTCCGTATTACCATCTATAATTCTTTTATTATGAAAACCGGGAAATGTTAATCGTAGGGAGATTCAATATGAATCTGAAACGAATCAGTCCGATAAGTTATTTATCACTGTTTGCATTAATTGTGTTACTACTGATTCAAGTATCAGGGGCTTATGCGCAAATTCCTGATAAGTTCACTAATTTAAAAGTTCTCCCAAAGGACATCGGTAAAAAAGAGCTTATCGGTCATATGAAAAATGCTGCCATAGGGCTTGGTGTTAGATGCACTTTTTGTCATATTGGCGAGGGCGATGATCTTTCAACTTTTGATTTCGCTTCCGATGACAAGCGTCATAAAGTGAATGCACGGGTTATGTTTAGTATGGTAAAACAGATTAACGAAGAATTTCTGCCGAAAGTCGCAGATAAATCTGAACTCCCTCGTGAAATCAAATGCATCACGTGTCATAACGGTAAAGAACATCCCGAACGGTTGTAAGGACTTTTACTAAATTTTAAATCACTATTACTTTCAGTTTTTGATTAATATAACCAATCAAGCCCTAAATAAAGCTTAAGTCCTTCTCCATCAGTCTTTGAATCCAGCGCTCTGCCCACATCTGCGGCGGCTACAAACGAAGAGTTCAGGGCTACGCGAAATCCTACTCCCACTCCTTGATGCAGTTTATCGTCTTCGGCGCCTATATCGCCGGACGGGAGAATCGGCGTTGAATCGAACGATCTCCCGAAATCATAAAAAGAGCTGAGTGCCGCATATCCGGATGTGAACATCTCACGAAATTTATATCGAAGTTCAATATTGCCTAAAAGGTTATTTCTCCCGAGGATTCGTTGGAAAAGGATTCCGCGTATAGTTTTACCGCTTCCTAATCCATCCACCATTTTAAATGAACTTTCCTGCTGCGAAACGGTAAAGAACGGCGCGCCATCCGACATCAATCTGCCGCTAAATCGCAATGCAAGAGTTAATGAGTTATTCATCGGAATATACCCTCTAAACGTTCCGGTTAGTGAAAGATAGGAAAAGTCATTCCCGGACAGGTTTGGCACCCATCGAATAAGAGCATCAGTCCAAATACCCTGAGAAGGTGAGACCTCATCATCTCTCGTGTCAGCAACCAGTCCGAAAAGGAGGCTATTTTCGTTACCACCCTCGAATACGTTTCGGCCAATCACCGCTGACACTTGTAAATTAGCGAGTAATGTTTCTGTAGAATTTTCTACTAATTCTTTGTCGAAATCGGAGTAATTTATCGTGTCAATTTTCGTGTTGAGAATAGCGATACCGCCAAGCCATCTAAATTTATTTTCGTATATGTTTCCTTGTAATATTGTATTAATGCGAAAATACTTCTTATCGTATTTATAGTAAAATGTTCCCCTGAACAATCCTCCGCTCTTAAAGTCCGTGTACGCTTCTTCGTATCTGGTCTGTGCTCCCCCGAAACCGTGAAACGGCTCTAATTTATTCTCTCTATACTTTATCTCCAGTGTTATTCTGAGATTTTTTGGCAAGAGATATTTACTGTCGAACCGATACGAATACTCCGTGGCACCCCCGGTACTTCGTTTAAAGATAATTCGATGAGATAAAAGATACGGCATGTATTTACTATTACCATTTTCATCGGCCTGCGCTATAATACCGTATCCTAATCCTTCATCGGAACTAAATGAAAGCACCGGCAAAAATCCGAATCTGTAATCGTTGTTATTCAGATCTTTTCCACTATTTTTTTCAGTAGCGGAGATTATATTTGGAATGATTATTATTGCGCTTAAAAGCGCTATTACTTTGAATTTATTCATAAAATGTTTCTGAAATATACCAGACTAAATATATTTTACTTTCGACCATAACACAAGATTTACTTTTCCGTTAAATAAAAAATTATCTGTTTGGTTCACTGAACGGTGTAATTTATATTTATCTTGAAGCCTTATAACATAAAAAAGAAGAATAACGATATTTTGAGATACTAAATGAAAATTGATTCCAATATAATAGATAGTGTCAGCTTGAAAAAAATTCAGGAGCTGCAAAACAATTTTGTTGAAGAAATTATAGAATATTATGTGAACCTCTGCAAACCATCTAAGCTCACCGTCATATCTGATTCGGATGAGGATCTGAAAATGATTCGAAATCTCGCATTGAGCAATAAAGAAGAAACGCTGCTAAATGAGGATGGTCATACCGTTCATTTCGACAGCAATAATGATCAGGCAAGAGATAAAAACAATACAAAGATATTGCTGCCTAAAGGAAAGAGCCTCAGCAAACTGATAAACAGTGTTGATCGCGATGATGGATTGGACGAAATCATGGGATTACTTGACGGCATAATGGCAGGCAAAGAAATGCTTGTCTGTTTTTTCTGCCTTGGGCCTCCTGATTCGAAATTTTCTATTTCTTCGTTACAGATAACGGATTCCGCATATGTGGCTCACAGCGAAACCATTCTGTATCGGCAGGGATATTCTGAATTTAAAAAACTCAATGGTTCCGATAATTTCTTTCATATGATTCATTCGGCTGGAAAACTTGATGATAAACAAAATTCTTTGAACATAGATAGTCGAAGAGTTTATATGGATTTAGAGGATGAAAGAGTTTTCAGCATTAATACCCAGTACGCCGGAAATAGCGTCGGATTGAAAAAACTTGCCCTTAGACTCGCTATCAATCGTGCGAATCACGATGATTGGCTATGCGAACATATGTTCATAATGGGCGTGGTGCCTGAAGGCAAAGATAGGGTAACATATTTCTCAGGCGCGTTTCCAAGCGCTTGCGGAAAGACCTCTACGGCAATGATTCCGGGGCAAATGATTCTGGGTGATGACATCGCATATCTTCGGAAAGCCGAAGATGGAAAAGCTTACGCGGTAAATGTGGAGCAGGGAATATTCGGAATTATTCAGGATGTCAACGCCGAAGACGACCCACTAATTCATAAGACCATCAGATCGCCCGGTGAACTGATATTCTCTAATATTCTTGTTCACGATAAAAATCCTTACTGGCTGGGAATGGGAGAAGACATACCTGACCGTGGTTTCAATTTTGCGGGAAAGTGGGAGAAAAGCGACCGCGATGAAAATGGGAACTCGTTACCGTTTGCTCATAAGAATGCAAGATACACAATCCGTATTTCTGAGCTTTCGAATTGCGACCCTAAACTTCACGATCCGAACGGTGTTCCCCTGTCAGGCATTATATATGGCGGTCGAGATTCAGACACCAATCCTCCCGTAATTCAATCTTTTGATTGGCAACATGGTGTATTTATGGGAGCAATTCTCGAATCTGAAACTACCGCCGCAACATTGGGGGCAGAAGGAGAAGTTAAACACAATCCAATGGCCAACTTGGATTTCCTCGTTGTACCTCTGGGAACCTATATCGAAAATCATTTAAAATTCGGCGAATCATTAAGCGATACTCCTCTCATTTTTTCCACCAACTATTTTCTTAAGGAAAATGGAGAATTCCTCAACGAAAAAATAGATAAAAAAGTCTGGCTAATGTGGATGGAAGGTAGAATACACCACGAATTCGATGTTTTAAAAACACCCATTGGATTTATTCCCATTTATGATGATTTAAAAAATTTATTTTCTAACATCTTTCAAAAAGAACTTTCCGAAAATCTCTATGAGAAATTATTCTCGATTCGCATCAAGAAACTTTTAGACCGGATGGACAGAATTGAAGCCGTCTATAATGAAGAGTCTGATTTACCAAAAATATTTGTTGATGAAATTATCGCTCAAAAGGAACGATTGTCGGATGCAATATCAAAACAGGGCAAAGATGTAATCTCGCCCTTTGAGTTCATCTAAGACTTAAGACCCGATTAATCTTTAAGGCGGAGCCCTTCCGAAACAAAAATGGGTTCCACCAACTCGAATAGCCATTGAACAGCAAACGCTAAGAGCGCCGCCGGGATAGCGCCTTGCAGAATCAATCCGGTATTATCGAGCCGTATCCCCGTCAAGATAGGTTGACCGAATCCTCCCGCTCCAATAAT from Candidatus Neomarinimicrobiota bacterium encodes the following:
- a CDS encoding PAS domain S-box protein, producing MGKKPQDIKKSTALYESIVESVNEFIFILNLEGRITYANKSSLSVLGYKYKDLIGKPFSVLFDDEAGKDLMGFYNDKIQTKSMIQNYEIEVIAKGKRKITLELSGNRMYEKGKLVGIMAVGRDISGRKYEEQALKERLKAQTFSSAVSNMILGGGEWKSTVDSCIENIHSTLNVKASAFLLMDDKIGRLRIISSMGWDDKKISAFELPLTESGKVGIHPEQSYTLHFDSSKNKMVPAWFAEFPEDINYAFFVPISPNEKIVGAFLVHAADKDDLSEYNIQFVEQLASILKIALVKGQSETASKSLPSLMDLNPDIILKVSVGGMLLYANQSVYDELQTQGFGKGDWREILPEIHDSKMIACIKAKKNLKAEVIIGIKTIEYWYVPVPDEDAVLLIGRDVVDQEDALGELMMSEASLITSIKEIDTLHGRERTIKDQLAYAERLASLGQMGAKIAHELNNPLQIISARAELISDMSDKEQIKELATDLQEEIQHIIEIAASYMKLGKQSQAEMGSLKINLILTELLKALGILGHVKYLDLQTKFDEPLPTIYGDREKVIQVFRNLIINAAHSMEETDSKTLTITTRYNDETSSIVIEVTDTGIGIKKEDIQNIFDSYFTTKEEGVGTGIGLLIVRDVVEMEMGGTIQVKSVYGKGTTFTISLPAEV
- a CDS encoding ABC transporter permease — its product is MVAYTIRRLLTAIPLLLLGISLTFFIIHMAPGDPTDRFISPSMSPNIKESITKKFGLDQPLYWQYTSWLKNVVIDFDFGKSFANGRQVSEIISDAMPPTLLLSSLSLIFGLVLGTVAGVYSALKAGSRTDKIITSLLLFFYSVPAFWLGLILLGIFAIGLNWLPASQINSIFHDQLGFFGKIGDYFTHLLLPVFTLGITTAPVFGRFVRSNMIEVLNSDFIISARARGLSERKVIFVYGFRNALLPVISLIGNSIPALFSGAVVIEVIYSLPGMGRVMVNAALGRDYPMIMAAGTVAFVSVIIGNLLADLGYAAADPRVRLDGD
- a CDS encoding ABC transporter permease, with translation MGKIKIILKALWNNSSGRFGLVIVGAFSIISLGAPLFSPFDPSAQNLSMSVRPPSFSHLLGTDLFGRDLLSRLIYGARVSMGIGISAAFIAVLFGTLVGLTTGFLKGWTDKILMRSVDILLGFPKLFIVLLAVGLGTPSIWLTVAVLGALSWMEVARIVRGEVILVREMNYVKAATALGLKSSAIIFRYILPNVISTIIVSTTLLIGTMILVEATLSFLGLGVQPPDASWGTIMNQGRADPLGAWWISTFAGLSIIITLIGFNLLGDGLRDILDPRRKTT
- a CDS encoding ABC transporter ATP-binding protein; amino-acid sequence: MSRSDFILRIKDLTVSYSGSRKSITGKRNIINAVKNVSISIKRGKTFAIVGESGSGKTSIAMSVLNFVKPASGTIEFNGINLWNLKGEELRKTRRLMQPVFQDPNSSLNPRMTSERTVSEGLDLSENDKAEKSRSLLKSVGLGEDFSDKYPHQLSGGQKQRLCIARALAPEPELLLLDEPVSAQDLSIQAHIINLLMDIKEKKPITFLLISHDLKVVQTLADRVAIMRDGEVIEEADSDELFSNPRHPYTQQLLENSGIN
- a CDS encoding ABC transporter ATP-binding protein; this translates as MSNTENILSVRNLNISISSGNGILRIIKNAEFDLKIGTTLGIIGESGSGKSMLSKALLRLLPNNSQISGNIFFSPNGEETLDILALSDGKLRAIRGKKIGFLSQEPLSSMNPVRKCGKQIYDALPGFRTTDRKAGNIRVLELLELTGLNDPSSVSDSYPHELSGGMLQRVALAAALAGEPDILIADEPTTALDASSRVGIMKTIAKLKKEMNLSTFLISHDIDFIADWIDDLMVMYLGRIVEFGSAEKLFSSPTHPYTKALMEVSKSYAPNSRPKPIRGDIPSLDNKIKGCKFHPRCDSAQDKCSIEDPPIEKASHGGQIRCFFPITT
- a CDS encoding c-type cytochrome, with the translated sequence MNLKRISPISYLSLFALIVLLLIQVSGAYAQIPDKFTNLKVLPKDIGKKELIGHMKNAAIGLGVRCTFCHIGEGDDLSTFDFASDDKRHKVNARVMFSMVKQINEEFLPKVADKSELPREIKCITCHNGKEHPERL
- a CDS encoding BamA/TamA family outer membrane protein; this encodes MNKFKVIALLSAIIIIPNIISATEKNSGKDLNNNDYRFGFLPVLSFSSDEGLGYGIIAQADENGNSKYMPYLLSHRIIFKRSTGGATEYSYRFDSKYLLPKNLRITLEIKYRENKLEPFHGFGGAQTRYEEAYTDFKSGGLFRGTFYYKYDKKYFRINTILQGNIYENKFRWLGGIAILNTKIDTINYSDFDKELVENSTETLLANLQVSAVIGRNVFEGGNENSLLFGLVADTRDDEVSPSQGIWTDALIRWVPNLSGNDFSYLSLTGTFRGYIPMNNSLTLALRFSGRLMSDGAPFFTVSQQESSFKMVDGLGSGKTIRGILFQRILGRNNLLGNIELRYKFREMFTSGYAALSSFYDFGRSFDSTPILPSGDIGAEDDKLHQGVGVGFRVALNSSFVAAADVGRALDSKTDGEGLKLYLGLDWLY
- a CDS encoding phosphoenolpyruvate carboxykinase (GTP), coding for MKIDSNIIDSVSLKKIQELQNNFVEEIIEYYVNLCKPSKLTVISDSDEDLKMIRNLALSNKEETLLNEDGHTVHFDSNNDQARDKNNTKILLPKGKSLSKLINSVDRDDGLDEIMGLLDGIMAGKEMLVCFFCLGPPDSKFSISSLQITDSAYVAHSETILYRQGYSEFKKLNGSDNFFHMIHSAGKLDDKQNSLNIDSRRVYMDLEDERVFSINTQYAGNSVGLKKLALRLAINRANHDDWLCEHMFIMGVVPEGKDRVTYFSGAFPSACGKTSTAMIPGQMILGDDIAYLRKAEDGKAYAVNVEQGIFGIIQDVNAEDDPLIHKTIRSPGELIFSNILVHDKNPYWLGMGEDIPDRGFNFAGKWEKSDRDENGNSLPFAHKNARYTIRISELSNCDPKLHDPNGVPLSGIIYGGRDSDTNPPVIQSFDWQHGVFMGAILESETTAATLGAEGEVKHNPMANLDFLVVPLGTYIENHLKFGESLSDTPLIFSTNYFLKENGEFLNEKIDKKVWLMWMEGRIHHEFDVLKTPIGFIPIYDDLKNLFSNIFQKELSENLYEKLFSIRIKKLLDRMDRIEAVYNEESDLPKIFVDEIIAQKERLSDAISKQGKDVISPFEFI